From Arcobacter sp. CECT 8986, one genomic window encodes:
- the dxs gene encoding 1-deoxy-D-xylulose-5-phosphate synthase — protein sequence MNIKNKNLGELEELCTDIRERIIDVVSRNGGHFSSTLGAVELTVSMHKVFDVQKDPFIFDVSHQCYPHKLLTGRWEEFETIRQFEGLSGFTKPKESDTDYFVAGHSSTSISLAVGAAKAKKLKKEDSIPVVMIGDGSMTAGMVYEALNELGDIKLPVVIILNDNEMSIAKPIGSISKYLSKILAGRFYQKLRERIDKSIIQKLPQGATYLAKKIEESMKLITPGIIFEEMGVDYIGPIDGHNLEEIIETLEIAKSMNKPVIVHAKTVKGKGYEIAEGQHEQWHGVGPFDVETGEFKKKASAKSATAVFADALIDLATKHENVVGVTAAMPSGTGIDKLMEKFPDRFWDVAIAEQHAVTSMAAMAKEGFKPFVTIYSTFLQRGYDQIIHDVCILGLPVVFAIDRAGIVGNDGETHQGAFDISYLRFLPNMILFAPRDDETLNYAIEFSYTLDKPCAIRYPRGAFAKLDFKPSVFELGKAEVLKEGTSNKLFIGYGAGVSRACKTEELHEEDITIVDLRFVKPLDSELLLELSQKYNDWYIFSDSQKQGGVASAILEMLNDNKVSNINVTSFEYEDSFIQHGDTKKVEEKLELLPEQLVNKVK from the coding sequence ATGAATATAAAAAACAAAAATTTAGGTGAATTAGAAGAACTTTGTACAGATATAAGAGAGAGAATAATAGATGTTGTTTCTAGAAATGGAGGACATTTTAGTTCTACTTTAGGTGCTGTTGAATTAACAGTATCAATGCATAAAGTTTTTGATGTTCAAAAAGATCCATTTATATTTGATGTTTCACATCAATGTTACCCTCATAAGTTATTAACAGGAAGATGGGAAGAGTTTGAAACAATCAGACAATTTGAAGGGTTAAGTGGATTTACAAAACCTAAAGAGAGTGATACTGACTATTTTGTTGCAGGACACAGTTCAACATCAATATCATTAGCCGTTGGTGCTGCAAAAGCAAAGAAGCTAAAAAAAGAAGATAGTATTCCTGTTGTTATGATAGGTGATGGTTCAATGACAGCTGGTATGGTTTATGAAGCCTTAAATGAATTAGGAGATATAAAATTACCTGTTGTGATTATCTTAAATGATAATGAAATGAGTATTGCAAAACCAATTGGTTCTATATCAAAATATTTGAGTAAAATTCTTGCTGGAAGATTTTACCAAAAATTAAGAGAAAGAATTGATAAAAGTATCATTCAAAAACTTCCTCAAGGCGCTACTTATTTAGCAAAAAAAATAGAAGAGAGTATGAAATTAATTACTCCTGGTATTATTTTTGAAGAGATGGGAGTTGATTATATTGGTCCAATTGATGGGCATAATTTAGAAGAAATAATCGAGACTTTAGAAATTGCAAAAAGTATGAATAAACCTGTAATTGTTCATGCAAAAACAGTTAAAGGTAAAGGTTATGAAATAGCAGAAGGTCAACATGAACAATGGCACGGTGTTGGTCCTTTTGATGTAGAAACTGGTGAATTTAAGAAAAAAGCATCAGCAAAATCTGCAACTGCTGTATTCGCAGATGCTTTAATAGATTTAGCAACTAAACATGAAAATGTAGTTGGTGTAACTGCTGCAATGCCAAGTGGTACAGGAATTGACAAACTAATGGAAAAATTTCCTGATAGATTTTGGGATGTTGCAATTGCAGAACAACACGCAGTAACATCAATGGCAGCAATGGCAAAAGAGGGATTTAAACCTTTTGTAACAATTTATTCAACATTTTTACAAAGAGGGTATGACCAAATAATTCATGATGTTTGTATTTTAGGTCTTCCTGTGGTATTTGCAATAGATAGAGCTGGAATTGTTGGAAATGATGGAGAGACTCATCAAGGTGCATTTGATATCTCATATTTAAGATTTTTACCAAATATGATACTTTTTGCTCCAAGGGATGATGAAACATTAAATTATGCAATTGAGTTCTCTTATACTTTAGATAAACCATGTGCTATTAGATATCCAAGAGGTGCATTTGCTAAATTAGATTTTAAACCTTCTGTTTTTGAATTAGGGAAAGCAGAAGTTCTAAAAGAAGGAACATCAAATAAACTATTTATTGGATATGGTGCAGGAGTATCAAGAGCATGTAAAACAGAAGAGTTACATGAAGAAGATATTACAATAGTGGATTTAAGATTTGTAAAACCTCTTGATTCTGAGCTATTATTAGAATTATCACAAAAATATAATGATTGGTATATTTTTAGTGATTCTCAAAAACAAGGTGGAGTTGCAAGCGCTATATTAGAGATGTTAAATGATAATAAAGTCTCTAATATAAATGTAACTTCTTTTGAATATGAAGATAGTTTTATTCAACATGGTGACACTAAAAAAGTTGAAGAAAAATTAGAATTATTACCTGAACAATTAGTAAATAAAGTAAAATAG
- a CDS encoding tautomerase family protein, whose product MPHLKFEINKKLIDGVKREFIKQIQNSFSEVMQTKTDHIAISINEVEKYDLSIGRAIEGDEICIMDLDIREGRSIEQRRELALRFMSIVNNLFEIDNRNQYITFTQHDGKDFHLIERYLASWEKGEDPLA is encoded by the coding sequence ATGCCTCATTTAAAATTTGAAATAAACAAAAAGCTAATTGATGGAGTAAAAAGAGAATTTATCAAACAAATTCAAAATAGTTTTTCAGAAGTTATGCAAACAAAAACTGACCATATAGCTATTAGCATCAATGAAGTTGAGAAATATGACTTAAGTATTGGAAGAGCAATAGAAGGTGATGAAATTTGTATTATGGATTTAGATATTAGAGAAGGAAGATCCATAGAACAAAGAAGAGAACTAGCACTTAGGTTTATGTCAATTGTTAATAATTTATTTGAGATAGATAATAGAAACCAATATATTACATTTACACAACATGATGGAAAAGATTTTCATCTTATTGAAAGATATTTAGCCTCATGGGAAAAAGGTGAAGACCCATTAGCATAA
- the maf gene encoding septum formation inhibitor Maf: MIRLGSNSPTRALLLNKFNIDFIQNGGTFDEDSITVKNPKSFCYEATKGKFEELYKKYGVEEMPLLVADSVVTCDNILLRKAKDLDDARRMLKLQSANKTSVITCMIYKTKDIELIDISSTTYEFEKFDIEDMNRYISSGECMGKAGAIMVEGFCKPYIKDVRGYESTAMGLSVEKLIPYL; this comes from the coding sequence GTGATAAGACTTGGTTCTAATTCACCTACAAGAGCTCTACTTTTAAACAAATTTAATATTGATTTTATTCAAAATGGTGGAACTTTTGATGAAGATAGCATAACTGTAAAAAACCCTAAGTCTTTTTGTTATGAAGCAACAAAAGGAAAATTTGAAGAACTATATAAAAAATATGGCGTAGAAGAGATGCCTTTACTTGTTGCTGATAGTGTAGTTACATGTGATAATATATTATTAAGAAAAGCAAAAGATTTAGATGATGCAAGAAGAATGCTAAAATTACAAAGTGCAAATAAAACTTCTGTAATTACTTGTATGATATATAAAACTAAAGATATTGAACTTATAGATATTTCATCAACTACATATGAATTTGAAAAATTTGACATTGAAGATATGAATAGGTATATTAGTTCTGGTGAATGTATGGGAAAAGCTGGAGCAATTATGGTAGAAGGTTTTTGTAAACCATATATAAAAGATGTAAGAGGTTATGAATCAACAGCGATGGGATTAAGTGTAGAAAAATTAATACCTTATTTATAA